The genomic DNA AAAGGGACGGCGCGCCGGCGGATCGAGGTCAATGGCTTGCTGCAGAATTTCGTTGACCTGCATCCAGCGGTCGTTGGACAAGTCGGTGGCCATGGGGGATGACCTCTTCAGACTTGGGCTAGGTGGTAGATGTCTGAACTCAAACGGTGGATGAAGCAGCAACGGGGCTGGATTCAAGCCGGCGGCCGGCACCGTTCAGGAGCCGTTGCATCCACGCGCGAGACAGCGCTAGGTTTCGATTCGCCGTGCGGAGTGACACCCCGAGCGTCGTGGCAATCTCTTGATTGGTGAGACCACCGAACGCATGCAACTCGAAGACGCGCCCAAGGTGCGGGTCATGCGCTTCCAAGTGCTGCAGGGCTTCATGCAGGGCCAGAATTTCCGGGATGGGAAGCTCCTTCGCTGGCCACTGTCCGTCGAGCTGAGCTGGGCGGTTGCCCGCGCCACGCTTGGCAGATGTGGCAGCGCGGGCGTAATCCACGAGAATGTGTCGCATGACGCGACTCGCCAGGCTGAAGAATTGCTGCCGGTCGGTCACGCTGACGCCTTTGCAGTTGGCAAGCCGGAGGTACACCTCGTGAACCAGCGCCGTGGTTTGCAGCGTATGACCAGGCTGCTCACGCCGCATGTGCGCGTGCGCCAGATGGCGTAGCTCGGCATATACCTCTTCAATGAACTGGCTGAAGGCAACTTGACCAGTGGGTGGCGTAAAACATCGATTAGGAGCATCAGCCGGAGTCTTGGGAGGATTGGCTTTTCGGAGCGTCGTAGCGTTGGGCATAGGGGTATCCCTCACTTGTGCACATCGGCGTCCAAGCAACAACAACCAACACCCTTGTGGTGGAGCAGCTTGATGCAAGGGCCCGCAGATGTTCTACCTCACAAGTACATCATGGGTTATGATTTCTCCAGTACTACAACGTAACAATCCGCACCCTTCTTCCGACTATATCCTGATCCACATGGGGCATAAATGTCCCTTTGAAACCTTCCCGGCCCTGGAGACAGGGCTTCCCACCCATTCTAGTCAGTGGTCCGTGCAAAACCGGACTTACCTCGGCGGGGCAAGGTTCGGGGAGCACGGCAGGGAGGCGGGCTTTTAGGCGGTCTCGGCAGGCAAGACTACCTGCCGGTAGGAGCGCAACAGTGACGTAACACAGCCGATAACCTGGACACAGGTCGAGCCGCCCAAACCCAGCCGTGGGACTCAGAGCCAGTAACAATCAAAGCGTGGGAGTTTAGTTTATGACGGTCCGCACACAGCAGGTCAGTCGAACGTCTCAGGTACAACGCAACCCAGCAACACCAGCAACCGTCGCTTCCCGGCCACAGACGGCTGAAGTCGTGACAGCTACGTCCCAGGAAGCGGCTGCCCGGCGGGCAGAGCTGTCCTTGGCCGGCACAGCGACGCGCGCCCGACTGACGTCAGAACTCATCTACGATGGGACACGTCCGGCGCCCGGCACAACTAACACCAATGCGGCCCGCCCGGTCGAGGCGCCTCTGCGCGGACATCCGAACCACCGCACGGCGGAAATCTATAACAACGTCATCAACCAGTTTGCCGTGGCGCATAACCCGCGTTATGCCATCCGTGATTCCAGCGGTGACGGCATCAAGGATACCTTTTGTAACATTTTTGTCTGGGACGTTACCCGCGCCATGGGGGCTGAAATTCCCCACTGGGTGGACAAGCGGACGAACCAACCCACCACCGTGTATAACTACAGCCAAAGCCGTGAACTTGATGCCAACAGCACAATGGTCTGGCTGCGCAACCACGGGGCACAGCATGGCTGGCGGCCGGTGAGTGCCGAAGAGGCCCAGCGTCTGGCCAATGCGGGACACCCGACCATGGTTGGTTGGCAAAATCCACGCGGCATTGGGCATGTGGCTATCGTGCGCCCCGGCCAGATCAACGAACGTGGCCCGGCGATCGCGCAGGCCGGTTCACGGAATGTCAACTATGCTCACGTGCGAGATACCTTCGGCAATGTTCCGGTTGAATACTGGGTCAATGACCAGGGACGCGCAACCGCCGGGCCGGCACCCCAACCAACACCACCGGCTTCCCAGCCACTGCCCCCGGCTGCCCCACCGCCAACTGGCGTGCCACAGGAAACATTACGCCAAGGTAACCGTGGAGAGTCCGTACGCCTCCTCCAGCAATCCCTCATCCGGTTGGGCTATATGACTGAAGCCGCCTACAACACCGGCCCGGGCATCTTCGGCCCACGTACTGATGCGGCCCTGCGTGCTTTCCAGCGGGATGCGGGCATCACGGTGGACGGCATCTACGGTCCCCAAACCCGACAGGCGCTGACGCAGGCACTGGCACGCCAGGCGGGAGCGACCAGTTATACCGTCCGCCCCGGCGATACACTCTCCGTCATTGCCCAGCGGTATCGAACCACCGTTGATGAACTGGTGCGACTCAACGGCATCCGCAACCCTAACCTCATTTATCCGGGGCAGGTTCTCCGGTTGCCGGGCACGGGGCCAACGCCTCCACCGCCAGCGCAACCGCCAAGTGTTGGCGGGACAACTCCGGTCGGGCAGATTCCACGTACCGGTAACGCCTTCATTGATCGGATTGCGGCCGATGCCATTCGTAACCAACGCGCCACCGGTGTGCCGGCTTCCGTCACGATTGCCCAAGCCATTCTGGAAAGTGGGTGGGGACGTTCAGCATTGGCGCAGCAAGCCAATAACTTTTTTGGTATCAAGGGAACGGGTCCGGCCGGGTCGGTCACGATGCGAACGCGCGAGGTTATCAACGGCCAGTCGGTGTACGTCAATGCGCAGTTCCGCAAGTACAACACACCGCAGGAGTCCTTTGCCGACCATGCGCGGTTGTTTACGCAAAGCCGGCGCTACGCCGAAGCCATGCGGCATACCAGTGATCCCTTCCGTTTCGCTGCTGAAATCCACCGGGCTGGTTATGCCACCGATCCTGACTACACTCGCAAGCTTCATGACCTGATGCGGCAATACAATTTGACGCAGTTTGACGTGATTGCGCGTCAAACACCATAGCACCCTCGTTCAAAAGGGTTTATCGGCGACCGGTAGCTTACCGGTCGCCGGTTACCCTTCTCTTTGGATTCTGGCGCGCGATCCTAGCCGGGCGGTTAGCCTCGTATCTTCTGTCTTGTGCAAGTTGCGTCCGGCAACATAGGGCGAATGGCCAACGCGAAGCCATATCGCCGATTGGTAAGCGGGGCGAGGTTGAAGTTCTTGTCTCGTTACGTTCGGCATGAATCTTGATGTGGAAAACGCCATAGGGAGCCCAACAAAGCTGGTGAGCTTGAATTCCCTGATGATGTGACGGCCGACGACAAACGTGTGTCTGCCTTGATCACCCGGAAGGCACATCCTGTGCTGTGATGTAGAGCAAGCCAGAACAAGCCGCGATCGTAGTGGACGCGGATATCGTAGCTGCCCCACCTAAACATCATCACCAACTGATAGAAAATCTCGAACTGCGCACGTTAGCTTCGGTGGCAGCCAAGTCTGGCTTCCAGTCGAGATAGATGATTCCAACCTAGCACGTCAGCCTGCGGATTCGATAGCTTACAGATGCGCCACTTCACACGGATCACCCTTATTTCTAGCATCGAACGCAAGCAAATGTGTCTCCGGTTGTGGAAGTGGACTACACCCCCGCCAGGCAAAAAACGGCAGCCCTGGTGGTCCGTAGCTAATCTCGATACAACCGGTTCATCTCCTGCCCGGCATCGTACAGCCGCACAGCAAGTTCAGCCTCGTACCGTTGGTTGCTGCCCGGAGCAAAGTTGAAGTTTTTCACCTTGTTTTGTTCGGAACGAACCTTGATGTGAAATGCCCCATACTCCGACCCGACAAAACTATTGAGTTTGACTTCCCGAATTATATCGCGAGTAGCGGCAAAAGTGTGCTCGCCATCATCCGCTCGGAAGGTAATGTCGTTGGCGCTTATAAAAAGCGACCCCACGCAAAACGTACTGAAGAATCCATCGTGGTCGTGGCGGACGCGGAAGATGGCATTTCCCCCCAAAGCCATCGCGCGTCGCATGTTGGACTCCGCTGCCGCCAAGTCTGGCCTCCAATAAAGGTACGTCATGCCCAGCATCGAAAAGGCCCGTGGGTTGGTGGGTTGTAAGCTTGCCGCAGTGGTGAAGTGTCGGATGGCGAGATCGAAATCATCCGCCCGCACGGCGGCCAAACCCTGTTCAAAAACGTCATCGTAGTCTGGCTCAGGCGGCTTTGGGGGCGGGTGACGAATCGGTGTTCCTGATAATCTGGATGAGGTTGATGGCTCCGATGGTGGGTTAGGCGTGGGAGCGTCCGTCTCGTTGTTTGTGGCATCGGCTGACACCGTGCCACGATAGTTGGCACCTACGGCCAGCAGTATCTCTGGTGTCGCTCCGGCTGCCAGAAGTTCTTCTTCCACATCGGGCGTCAGGCTGAAATCCACACCCCGGCGTTCAATTTCACGCACCAACTCCGCCGTTGAGAGTCCGTTGATTCGCAGGGCGTTGATGAGGGCTGTCCTCCGAATGGGACGTTTGACCGGTCCAGACCGCCGGCTATCAGTTCGGCGATTTGACTGGGCGAACGCGACCATCCCGTGGTCATTGGTTGGTAGCGTCTTTGACTGGCTTGTGGTCTGTGGCATGAGCCAAACCAACCCGGCCAAGGCAGCCACGGCAAGAACTTGGAAATGGAAGCAAAAAGCCGGTTGTTTCATGACTGACCACCTCTTTTTCAGCGATGGCTCACTGGTCGAGGGCTTCGAGCGCCTTGCGCCGGCGGCGCTCACGCTCACTCACGCCGGACTGGTCCTTGCCAGTGCGCTTTGGTGGTTGTTTTTTGGGCGCGACTTCTTCAGACGTACTGGGCGGCTCTGGGCTGATGACGCCGCCGCTCCGTGGTGGCAGAACATCGGGAATCAAGACGCCCGGTGGGTCAGACCGAGATGGTGGAGGAACCTCTAGGGGATCCCTCTCCGGTGGGGGTAACGCAGTGTTTGTAGCTGGTGGAAGTGATATGGCTTCTTCATGGCTTGGCGGCTGGGAAGCTGCCGGGGTACGACTTTCCGGTACGGCCCCGCCGCGATGCACCCACACATAAGCCAACGTTGCCAACACAAATACCAAGGCCGCGACACCGGCGAGACTCCACGCAATCACCTTGAGCCAAACATCACTTGATTTGGTAGCAACGACCGGACTCGGGGGGAGTGCCGTTTGGTGAAACGGTGGCAGCATCTTGCTGGCCGCGGGCGATGGGCTGGGCGGTGGGCAAATCGGAGATGTCAGTCCGTTGGATGTACCTGAGAGCGATAACGCCACACGCACATCGCTTGGTATGGCAGCTAGGCTGGGAGTGGTTGCGGCAACCAGCGCCAGTTTGAATTCGCCTGCCGTCTGAAAACGCCGATTAGGGTCTTTTTCAAGGGCCCGCAAGACAACCTGTGCGACGATTTCGGGTATGTCCGGGGTAAAAACACGCGGCGGCGGTGGTGAAGCCTGAATATGGGCCTGGAGCAAGGCATACTCACTATCTGCGGCAAACGGCACCCGCCCCGTCAGCATTTCATACAGCAAGATGCCAAGCGAGTAGATGTCGCTGCGAGCGTCGGTTTCTTTTCCCTGAATTTGTTCGGGCGACATATATTCGAGTGTGCCGACGATTGCGCCAACGCGCGTCTGATGACTGCTGCCCAACGCGCGTGCAATGCCGAAGTCCATGACTTTAGGCGTCCCGTCCGGCAGCACCATGACATTGGACGGCTTGATGTCACGGTGAATGATGCCTTGCCGATGGGCATGGCCGATGGCGTCCAGGACGCCGGAAAAGAGCGGCACAGCCATGGGTAGTGGCATCGCCCCGCGCTGTTGCAGCAATGTCTCCAGCGAAGTGCCAGGCAGAAACTCCATCACCATGGCAAACTGCTGATTGCCAATCGGCAGGAACCCATAGAGCGTCGCAATGTTTGGGTGATTCAGCTTCCCTAACAGCACGGCCTCGGTGCGAAATCGCTCAATAAGCTGCGGGTTGGCGACCAGTTCGGGTTTGAGCACTTTGATGGCCACCGGACGGTCGAGCATCACATCCACGCCTTGGTACACCGTGCCCATGCCCCCAGTGCCGAGGCAAGCGGTGACGCGGTAGGTTCCAATCACACTGCCAATCACGACCCTACCCTCACTTCTCGGGTTTCGCGTGGAACGGCGGGTGACGGAACGTCCACATGCGAAGCCCCGTTCTGATAGGACGCCCACACGATACCAACGGTCACGTTGTCCGGGCCACCACGTGATCTGGCCAACTCAACCAACCGCTGGCACGCTTCCTCTGGCGCTAGTTCATGCGCAAGCGCACGCATCTCGTCGTCAGTGACTAAGTCATGCAGTCCATCTGAAGTCAGTAAAAACCGGTCGCCGCAGCACACTCGGAGCGGACGCTGCCACAGACTTGGCGTGAGGTCTGGTTTTGTCCCAAGGGCTTTGAGTAAGACATTTTTCTCTGGATGCTGCTCGGCCGCGGCGCGCGTCATTCGCCCTGCGCGGACATAGGCCATGACCTCTGAATCGTCTTCAGTCATCTGGTAGATGCTGCCGTCTCGAACCAAATACAGACGAGTATCACCAACGTGGGCGGCAAAGGCCTCGTCGCCCCGGATGACGAGCGCCGTGCAGGTCGTGCCCATGCCACGGAGCGCTGGACGACGTTGAGCCGTTTCCCAAATCATGCGGTTGGCCTCGACAAATGCCTGGCGTAGAACCGCCTCTGGTTCGCCCGATTCGGCGTAATACACATGGCGCACAATCTCGGCGGCCATCTGGCTGGCGATTTCACCACCGACGTGGCCGCCCAGTCCGTCGGCAACCAATGCCAGCATGCCTTTGCGCGCGGCTTCCAAGCTTGTAGGCGGTGGGCTTTCATAAAGCGCAAAGTCTTCGTTGACTTGGCGCCGACAGCCGACATCGCTCAACATGGCGATTGTCAACTTTGGATACGTAACGGAAACATTACCTACGCTCCGCATACGCTACTCCTTGTGACTTGGCAACCGGCGCTAACGACCAGCAGGATTCATTAGCTCCAACCCATAACGAATCGGCACGGCGTAGGTGACACGCTCCGCTCCGGCGTTGAATACCGCCACGACCCGCCCGCGGTTATCGAAGACCGGTCCACCGCTGTTACCAGGTCCGGTTGAGTTGATGGAAAGCTGATAGCTGTCGCCCATCACACTGACGACACGGTCACGTCCGGCAGCAGTCGTTGAGGTGTCATCCCGCAGCAGCGCACTAATCACACCGGAACTGACCGTGACATTGGGAACAACCCGCGTCTGTGCCTCGCGGTTGAAGAGGTCCTTTGACGCAATGACGCCATACTTTTTCGGTGTAAGGCCTGGATAGCCCAGGACCGTCACACTGTCGCCCGGCTTAATGTTGTCGTAACTGTCAAACAGTTCGACAGGCTTGATCCGCCCAGGAACACCGATTTTGACCAAGGCAACGTCATGGCGATCCGAGGCCACGGAAAGCTGTCCTAGGATACGCTGCGTTTTGTTGGCAAACGTCGCGTAAAGGTAGTCATTGCGGCCCTCAAACCCACCCTGGAGAAACTTCCCACCGGCTTGCTTGGTTTCACTGGGCACCCATTCGGGCAACTGCGTCAGAAAACTGACGTTGCCAGTCCGGACATCAAAGACCATCCCGGTTGCGTCTGGAAACTCGTAACGTGACTTCCAGCTTGCCGCAACGTGACGGTTCGTGAGGATGAAGCCTTCTTCACCGACGACAAAACCCGTGCCGGTGTGCTCACCGCCGATGGGCCGGTTGCCGTCGGGGCGGGTCGTCAGCCAGGGTTCAGTCGTTCCATCCTCGAGCCGGACAAACAGCGGCATGCCATCCCGGAAACAGTGGTACAACTGTTGACCGGTTTGGGTGTAAATCAGCTTCCAGCCAACTTCGAGATACACCACCGCAGCTGAGTTTGCCGCCGCAATAGCGCTTGGGTCCAGTGGCGCATCCGCTTTTTGGCGCTCGACTTCTGAACGCGCGGCTTCTGCCTGCTGCTTGACCCGCTCAGCATGTTCCTGAGTGGCAGCGATTTTCGTATCGACTTGTTTCTGCTGCTTGTAACCGAGATAGCCCAGGTAACCAACCACGCCCGCAACAATGACGAGCACCAGCGATGCCACAAGGACAATGGTGAGGCGGTTATCGCTCTTGGCCTGGCCGATCATCCGCTCAACGGTGGCTTTCCCAATCCCACCGCCGGGTGCAGTCGGCAACGGAACCGGCGTTTGAAAGTTTCCGGGGATGCTGCCGGTCGGTGGCACAGACGCTGGCATGACAGCCATTGGTGACGGACCGTTGGGTCGGGCATCTGCTACACGGGTCGCCTTGGGTGGCGGGGTCAGCGCTTCGCCGGCAATGCGCGTGGGACGCAGAGCTTCAGGTGGGTGCGGCTCAACGTCAAACATGAACTCCGGTCCACCGGGTCCGAGCTGGACGACATCGCCTGGATAAAGCCGAACCGGAGCCGCAATCCGCTGCCGATTGACATAGGTTCCATTTCGGCTGCCAAGGTCTTTCAGGGTAAAGATTGGAGGATCGCCACTTTCAATGTTGATTTTCGCATGGTGACGGCCCACCAAGTCGTCACGGTCTGGGTCATAACGCACTTGGCAGCCACTGTCGCGCCCGATGTCAAGTTCGGTGAGATGCGCAATTCGAAACTCCTCAACCTGATTGACGCGCGAACCGCTCAGATGACGCAGAAGAATTTTGGTAACGGTTGGTGAAGCGTAGGTTGACGTGGCCATGGCGATTTCTCCCTTCTTTGTTTGACAGAGAAAGAGACCACAGCGTACCGGTCGCAGCGTGATCTTCCCTCACCCTTTCAAGCGCAAAAAAGTTGTCAGCCATGCCAAGTGAGGAAAAATTTTTTAGGAAAAGTTTAGGCATCTGGTTGGTGTCCACACCACGTGTCCACGACTTGAAAAAGATGTGGAAAGTTTATGGTTGGCAAGGCTGGATCAGCACCACCTCACAGAATGCTGGAGGGGGCAGCGGACACCTTGGTTGGCGTCCGCGGCCCCCTCCCGGGCGCGGATAATGCGGGTAGCTATTTCAGACCGGTCGTAATGAGGAGCTTCCCTAACGTCTGATGTGGATTGTTGTCATCGGGGAAGGTCACGACTGGATACCGCGATGGGGCATCGGGATCGTAGTACCAGTCGCCGGTAGCAATCACCTGCCCGTTACGTCCGGCCACGAACCGCAGTCGCCCCCCACTGCTCGGCAGTGGGACACGAACAGTACGGGTTTCGCCGGGAGCAACCCGGTTTTCAGGGCTGAAGGCCGTGCCGGCCAGGCACAGATGAACCGGTAGGCTGGAAGCATTCCGAAACACAACTTCGATGGTCTTCGTGTCGGTTGGCGGTGGCGCTTGGCGTCCACCGCCAGGTGGGGTGGACGGCGGGTTAGAAGGCGGTGGGGTTTGACGTCCACTGCTTTGCCGGGTCAGGCGTTTAGGACCCGAATGACCGTTGTTGTTGAACCACATGCCATCTAAGACATTCCCATCCGCTGACAGCGTCAGTTCCAGTCGCCCGTCAGCTCCGCGCCATATCTCATCCGGCGGTCGTCGCGTGAATTGAACGGTGTGCGTCACTTTATTCCCACTGATGCTACCACTGCCTATCCACTCACACGGGAAACCATTGAAAGTGAAAGAGCCCCGCACGCTGATCTGATTGCCATTCTGCGTGTAGAACACAACATTGTTGGTCAAGTCAGGGTGGCTTTCGTGCCATGTACCTTGAATAGACCGCAACCGTGGGACCTCACTGCCGGTGCGACCACCACCGGTAGGCGGAGTAGCTGGTGGAGTGGAAGGCGGTTGTGGCGGCGTGTTGGCTTCGGCCGGATACCCCTTCACAATCGCTATCCCAGCGCC from Chloracidobacterium validum includes the following:
- a CDS encoding ECF-type sigma factor, giving the protein MPNATTLRKANPPKTPADAPNRCFTPPTGQVAFSQFIEEVYAELRHLAHAHMRREQPGHTLQTTALVHEVYLRLANCKGVSVTDRQQFFSLASRVMRHILVDYARAATSAKRGAGNRPAQLDGQWPAKELPIPEILALHEALQHLEAHDPHLGRVFELHAFGGLTNQEIATTLGVSLRTANRNLALSRAWMQRLLNGAGRRLESSPVAASSTV
- a CDS encoding glucosaminidase domain-containing protein, producing the protein MTVRTQQVSRTSQVQRNPATPATVASRPQTAEVVTATSQEAAARRAELSLAGTATRARLTSELIYDGTRPAPGTTNTNAARPVEAPLRGHPNHRTAEIYNNVINQFAVAHNPRYAIRDSSGDGIKDTFCNIFVWDVTRAMGAEIPHWVDKRTNQPTTVYNYSQSRELDANSTMVWLRNHGAQHGWRPVSAEEAQRLANAGHPTMVGWQNPRGIGHVAIVRPGQINERGPAIAQAGSRNVNYAHVRDTFGNVPVEYWVNDQGRATAGPAPQPTPPASQPLPPAAPPPTGVPQETLRQGNRGESVRLLQQSLIRLGYMTEAAYNTGPGIFGPRTDAALRAFQRDAGITVDGIYGPQTRQALTQALARQAGATSYTVRPGDTLSVIAQRYRTTVDELVRLNGIRNPNLIYPGQVLRLPGTGPTPPPPAQPPSVGGTTPVGQIPRTGNAFIDRIAADAIRNQRATGVPASVTIAQAILESGWGRSALAQQANNFFGIKGTGPAGSVTMRTREVINGQSVYVNAQFRKYNTPQESFADHARLFTQSRRYAEAMRHTSDPFRFAAEIHRAGYATDPDYTRKLHDLMRQYNLTQFDVIARQTP
- a CDS encoding tetratricopeptide repeat protein, with translation MKQPAFCFHFQVLAVAALAGLVWLMPQTTSQSKTLPTNDHGMVAFAQSNRRTDSRRSGPVKRPIRRTALINALRINGLSTAELVREIERRGVDFSLTPDVEEELLAAGATPEILLAVGANYRGTVSADATNNETDAPTPNPPSEPSTSSRLSGTPIRHPPPKPPEPDYDDVFEQGLAAVRADDFDLAIRHFTTAASLQPTNPRAFSMLGMTYLYWRPDLAAAESNMRRAMALGGNAIFRVRHDHDGFFSTFCVGSLFISANDITFRADDGEHTFAATRDIIREVKLNSFVGSEYGAFHIKVRSEQNKVKNFNFAPGSNQRYEAELAVRLYDAGQEMNRLYRD
- a CDS encoding serine/threonine-protein kinase — translated: MIGSVIGTYRVTACLGTGGMGTVYQGVDVMLDRPVAIKVLKPELVANPQLIERFRTEAVLLGKLNHPNIATLYGFLPIGNQQFAMVMEFLPGTSLETLLQQRGAMPLPMAVPLFSGVLDAIGHAHRQGIIHRDIKPSNVMVLPDGTPKVMDFGIARALGSSHQTRVGAIVGTLEYMSPEQIQGKETDARSDIYSLGILLYEMLTGRVPFAADSEYALLQAHIQASPPPPRVFTPDIPEIVAQVVLRALEKDPNRRFQTAGEFKLALVAATTPSLAAIPSDVRVALSLSGTSNGLTSPICPPPSPSPAASKMLPPFHQTALPPSPVVATKSSDVWLKVIAWSLAGVAALVFVLATLAYVWVHRGGAVPESRTPAASQPPSHEEAISLPPATNTALPPPERDPLEVPPPSRSDPPGVLIPDVLPPRSGGVISPEPPSTSEEVAPKKQPPKRTGKDQSGVSERERRRRKALEALDQ
- a CDS encoding PP2C family protein-serine/threonine phosphatase; this translates as MRSVGNVSVTYPKLTIAMLSDVGCRRQVNEDFALYESPPPTSLEAARKGMLALVADGLGGHVGGEIASQMAAEIVRHVYYAESGEPEAVLRQAFVEANRMIWETAQRRPALRGMGTTCTALVIRGDEAFAAHVGDTRLYLVRDGSIYQMTEDDSEVMAYVRAGRMTRAAAEQHPEKNVLLKALGTKPDLTPSLWQRPLRVCCGDRFLLTSDGLHDLVTDDEMRALAHELAPEEACQRLVELARSRGGPDNVTVGIVWASYQNGASHVDVPSPAVPRETREVRVGS
- a CDS encoding trypsin-like peptidase domain-containing protein yields the protein MATSTYASPTVTKILLRHLSGSRVNQVEEFRIAHLTELDIGRDSGCQVRYDPDRDDLVGRHHAKINIESGDPPIFTLKDLGSRNGTYVNRQRIAAPVRLYPGDVVQLGPGGPEFMFDVEPHPPEALRPTRIAGEALTPPPKATRVADARPNGPSPMAVMPASVPPTGSIPGNFQTPVPLPTAPGGGIGKATVERMIGQAKSDNRLTIVLVASLVLVIVAGVVGYLGYLGYKQQKQVDTKIAATQEHAERVKQQAEAARSEVERQKADAPLDPSAIAAANSAAVVYLEVGWKLIYTQTGQQLYHCFRDGMPLFVRLEDGTTEPWLTTRPDGNRPIGGEHTGTGFVVGEEGFILTNRHVAASWKSRYEFPDATGMVFDVRTGNVSFLTQLPEWVPSETKQAGGKFLQGGFEGRNDYLYATFANKTQRILGQLSVASDRHDVALVKIGVPGRIKPVELFDSYDNIKPGDSVTVLGYPGLTPKKYGVIASKDLFNREAQTRVVPNVTVSSGVISALLRDDTSTTAAGRDRVVSVMGDSYQLSINSTGPGNSGGPVFDNRGRVVAVFNAGAERVTYAVPIRYGLELMNPAGR